The following are encoded in a window of Artemia franciscana chromosome 5, ASM3288406v1, whole genome shotgun sequence genomic DNA:
- the LOC136026909 gene encoding troponin C, isoallergen Bla g 6.0101-like isoform X1, producing MLEDQELTKEQTAMLRKAFDAFDREKKGSINTGMVGTILQLLGVHVTDNMLRDIIQEVDEDGSGELEFDEFVQLSAKFLIEEDEVETQKELKEAFRLYDKEGNGYITTQTLRDILRELDDKLTEDELDEIIEEIDEDGSGTIDFDEFMEMMTG from the exons TGCTCAGAAAAGCTTTTGATGCGTTCGATAGGGAAAAAAAAGGTTCCATCAACACAGGCATGGTGGGTACGATTTTACAGTTGCTTGGAGTGCACGTCACAGACAATATGTTGAGAGATATCATTCAAGAGGTCGATGAAGACG GTTCCGGTGAGCTGGAATTCGATGAGTTTGTCCAACTTTCTGCCAAGTTCTTAATCGAAGAAGATGAAGTAGAAACTCAAAAAGAACTCAAAGAAGCTTTCAGGCTTTATGACAAGGAAG GTAACGGTTACATTACCACACAAACACTGCGTGACATTCTCAGAGAGCTGGACGACAAACTTACAGAAGACGAGCTTGACGAAATCATTGAAGAAATTGATGAAGATGGATCTGGAACAATTGATTTTGATG AATTTATGGAGATGATGACTGGCTAA
- the LOC136026909 gene encoding troponin C, isoallergen Bla g 6.0101-like isoform X2 yields MAEEGDLNKEQLAMLRKAFDAFDREKKGSINTGMVGTILQLLGVHVTDNMLRDIIQEVDEDGSGELEFDEFVQLSAKFLIEEDEVETQKELKEAFRLYDKEGNGYITTQTLRDILRELDDKLTEDELDEIIEEIDEDGSGTIDFDEFMEMMTG; encoded by the exons TGCTCAGAAAAGCTTTTGATGCGTTCGATAGGGAAAAAAAAGGTTCCATCAACACAGGCATGGTGGGTACGATTTTACAGTTGCTTGGAGTGCACGTCACAGACAATATGTTGAGAGATATCATTCAAGAGGTCGATGAAGACG GTTCCGGTGAGCTGGAATTCGATGAGTTTGTCCAACTTTCTGCCAAGTTCTTAATCGAAGAAGATGAAGTAGAAACTCAAAAAGAACTCAAAGAAGCTTTCAGGCTTTATGACAAGGAAG GTAACGGTTACATTACCACACAAACACTGCGTGACATTCTCAGAGAGCTGGACGACAAACTTACAGAAGACGAGCTTGACGAAATCATTGAAGAAATTGATGAAGATGGATCTGGAACAATTGATTTTGATG AATTTATGGAGATGATGACTGGCTAA